The Bradyrhizobium oligotrophicum S58 genome contains the following window.
CAAGCAGGCTGCGGTCAACTTCGCGAAGGGCATCTTCAAGCTGGTGCTGCTCGGCACCGTCATGGTGATGATCCTGTGGCCGGAGCGGCTGCGCCTGGAATCGCTGCTGCATCTCGACGTCAGCGAATTGCTCGGCGTGACGATGTCGCTGACCAAGCATCTGATGGGCTCGGTGGTCGCGCTGCTCGCGCTGGTCGCGATCGGCGATTATCTGTTCCAGTACCGGCAATGGTACGAGCGCCAGAAGATGTCGCTGCAGGAGATGAAGGAAGAATTCAAGCAGTCGGAAGGCGACCCGCACGTCAAGGGCCGCATCCGGCAGATCCGCCAGCAGCGCATGAAGAAGCGCATGATGGCCGCGGTTCCCAAGGCCTCCGTGATCATCACCAACCCGACCCACTACTCGGTCGCACTGTCCTACGAGCGCGGCATGTCGGCGCCGGTCTGCGTCGCCAAGGGCGTCGACAACATCGCCTTCAAGATCCGGGAGATCGCTCGGGCGCACGACATCCCGATCGTCGAGAACGTGCCGCTGGCGCGCGCGCTCTACGCCACGGTCGAGATCGACGAGGAGATCCCGGTGGAACATTATCACGCGGTCGCGGAGATCATCGGCTACGTGATGGGGCTGCGGCGCAGCCTCTCGGGACGCCCGCAATGACAACCGATTCGGTCCGGGATCGGGCCGCAAAATACGGATAAATCATGGAATATCGGCTTGACGGGCTTGCGCTTGACCCGTCGATTCAGGCAGGTGGAAGCGGAGGCCGCGCGAACGGGCTGCGGCTCTCAGCCGACAGGTCGCGTCCCCTCGCCATGAGCGCCGAATCAGACAACGATGCACCGGACCAGGTGAACCTGCCGGAGCGGCCGCGCCGCAGCGGCAGCATTCTGCTGATTCTGCTGGTGGCGTTCGGCCTCGTCGCGGTCGCGATCGCGCTGATGACGATCGGTCGCGCCCAGGCCCAGCCCTATATTCTCGGTCTGCTGTCGCTGCTCGCCACTGTCGGCCTGTTCAATCTGTTTGCGTTTGCCGCCGGCATCGTCCGTTTCGCCGACAAGGCGACCGATGATCCGGTCATGGGCGCCATCGCCGATCACGCCTTCGACGGGCTCGCGGTGACCGATCCGCGCGGCCATGTCGTGTATGCCAACGCCGCCTATCTCACCATGACGGGAGCGGCGAGCCCGCAGGAGGCGCGTCCCGTCGAGCGCGTCTTCATCGGCAATCCCGACGTCTCCGAAGCCGTGTTCCGCCTGCTCAAGGCGGCCCGCGAGGGCAAGCGGCAGCAGGAAGAGGTCCGCATCACCGCCTCCGAGGGCGGCCAGGGCCGCTGGCTGCGCATGCGCGTCCGTCCGCTTGGCCAGACCAAGCGCCATGCCCGCTATGCGGTGTGGTCGATCGCCGACATCACGCGGGATCGCGAGCGCCAGGAGGACGTGTTCCAGGAGCTGCAGCATGCGATCGAATATCTCGACCATGCGCCGTGCGGCTTCTTCTCGGTCAACCCCGAGGGCAGCCTGGTCTACGTCAATGCGACGCTCGCCAACTGGCTCGACTACGATCTCGCCGAGATCGGCTCGGGCGGGCTGAAGCTCGCCGATGTCGTCTCTGGCGACGGCGCCTCGCTGCTGAGCTCGATCGTCGCGGTGCCCGGCGAGGTCCGGACCGAAGTGTTCGACATCGACCTGAAGATGCGCGGCGGCAAGACCATGCCGGCGCGGCTCTATCACAAGCTCGCCTTCGGCGCCGACGGCAAGCCGGGCGCCTCGCGCACCCTGGTCATCAGCCGTGCCCGCGACGAGCGCTCCGATCCGGAGCGCGCCGCCGAGGTGCGCTTCATGCGCTTCTTCGACCATACGCCGATGGCGATCGCGACCGTCGACCGCGGCGGCGCCGTGGTGCGCGCCAATGCGCGCTTTGCCAAGCTGGCGCAGAGCGTCAGCGGCGATGCCGCCGCGGCGAAGTCGATCTTCCGCGCCGTCAGCCAGCGCGACCGGCATCTCCTCATCGCCGCGATCAACCAGGCCAGCGAAGGGCAGGCGGACATTCCGCCGGTCGAGGTGATGCTGGACGGGCCGAAAGAGCGCTTCGGCCAGTTCTTCGTCACCGCCGTCGATGTCGACGAGCGCGAGACCGAGGCCGCGATCGTCTACATGCTCGAGACCACCGAGCGTCGCGCGCTGGAGAACCAGATCAACCAGTCGCAGAAGATGGAGATGGTCGGCCAGCTCGCCGGCGGCATCGCCCACGACTTCAACAACGTGCTCTCGGCCATCATGATGGCCAACGACTTCCTGCTGAACGCGCACAAGCCGACCGATCCGTCGTTCCAGGACATCATGCAGATCAAGCAGAACGCGACGCGCGCCGCGACGCTGGTGCGGCAGCTGCTCGCCTTCTCGCGCCGGCAGACCTTGCGGCCGCAGGTGCTCGATCTCGGCGATGCGCTGTCGGACCTGACGATGCTCTTGCGCCGGCTGATCGGCGAGAAGGTCAAGCTCGATCTCGCCCATGGCCGCGACCTCTGGCCGGTCAAGGTCGACGT
Protein-coding sequences here:
- the flhB gene encoding flagellar biosynthesis protein FlhB, whose translation is MADEGDSEDKTEDPTQKRLDQALERGDVVKSQELNTWFVIAAATLVMSTFSGSIGSAVLVPLRNLVANSWMIHTDGAALLALARSLSFVVIAAIGVPILMVMLAAIAGNMMQHRLVWSGEPLKPTFSKISPLAGAKRLFGKQAAVNFAKGIFKLVLLGTVMVMILWPERLRLESLLHLDVSELLGVTMSLTKHLMGSVVALLALVAIGDYLFQYRQWYERQKMSLQEMKEEFKQSEGDPHVKGRIRQIRQQRMKKRMMAAVPKASVIITNPTHYSVALSYERGMSAPVCVAKGVDNIAFKIREIARAHDIPIVENVPLARALYATVEIDEEIPVEHYHAVAEIIGYVMGLRRSLSGRPQ
- the cckA gene encoding cell cycle histidine kinase CckA, translated to MSAESDNDAPDQVNLPERPRRSGSILLILLVAFGLVAVAIALMTIGRAQAQPYILGLLSLLATVGLFNLFAFAAGIVRFADKATDDPVMGAIADHAFDGLAVTDPRGHVVYANAAYLTMTGAASPQEARPVERVFIGNPDVSEAVFRLLKAAREGKRQQEEVRITASEGGQGRWLRMRVRPLGQTKRHARYAVWSIADITRDRERQEDVFQELQHAIEYLDHAPCGFFSVNPEGSLVYVNATLANWLDYDLAEIGSGGLKLADVVSGDGASLLSSIVAVPGEVRTEVFDIDLKMRGGKTMPARLYHKLAFGADGKPGASRTLVISRARDERSDPERAAEVRFMRFFDHTPMAIATVDRGGAVVRANARFAKLAQSVSGDAAAAKSIFRAVSQRDRHLLIAAINQASEGQADIPPVEVMLDGPKERFGQFFVTAVDVDERETEAAIVYMLETTERRALENQINQSQKMEMVGQLAGGIAHDFNNVLSAIMMANDFLLNAHKPTDPSFQDIMQIKQNATRAATLVRQLLAFSRRQTLRPQVLDLGDALSDLTMLLRRLIGEKVKLDLAHGRDLWPVKVDVSQFEQVVVNLAVNARDAMPDGGKLSVRTANVSAEEVAQAAYKGMPIADYVRIEISDTGTGIPAEIREKIFEPFFSTKEVGKGTGLGLSTVYGIIKQTGGFIYVDSEVGKGTSFQIFLPRHHVVPEVQAEPQAVNGAAREPAAAEAPKPRADLTGQGTILLVEDEEGLRALNARGLRSRGYSVIEASNGIEAMEALEECNGVLDLVVSDVVMPEMDGPTLLKVMREKNPEIKIIFVSGYAEDAFEKSLPENQQFAFLPKPFTLSQLVAAVKETMALQ